In Mercurialis annua linkage group LG6, ddMerAnnu1.2, whole genome shotgun sequence, the following are encoded in one genomic region:
- the LOC126687335 gene encoding LOW QUALITY PROTEIN: cathepsin B-like protease 3 (The sequence of the model RefSeq protein was modified relative to this genomic sequence to represent the inferred CDS: substituted 1 base at 1 genomic stop codon) yields the protein MAMVPSFTGFLFLLAISTFHFQGIGANLDSKLKLNSRILQESLVKEINENPNAGWKAAMNPQLSNFTVGQFKYLLGAKKTPKKELLGIPVVTHPKTLKLPKTFDARTAWPQCSTIGRILGXFLVKLYSFNCFLFLIIQGHCGSCWAFGAVEALSDRFCIHFGMNMSLSVNDLLSCCGFMCGSGCDGGYPYSAWRYFVHHGVVTEECDPYFDNIGCSHPGCEPGFPTPKCARKCVDKNQLWRRSKHYSVGAYRIGSDPHDIMAEVYTNGPVEVSFTVYEDFAHYASGVYEHFKGEVLGGHAVKLIGWGTSDDGKDYWLLANQWNRGWGEDGYFKIRRGTNECEIEEEPVAGLPSGKNLDLITKVGESTDVLEDAYA from the exons ATGGCGATGGTTCCATCCTTCACGGGTTTCCTGTTTCTTTTGGCTATCTCTACTTTTCACTTTCAg GGAATTGGAGCAAATTTAGATTCTAAGCTGAAGCTCAACTCTAGGATCCTTCAG GAATCATTAGTTAAGGAAATTAATGAAAACCCGAATGCTGGATGGAAAGCTGCCATGAATCCTCAACTTTCCAATTTCACT GTTGGCCAATTTAAGTATCTTCTTGGAGCCAAGAAAACACCTAAAAAGGAACTGTTGGGTATTCCTGTCGTAACTCATCCAAAAACCTTAAAGTTGCCAAAAACTTTTGATGCAAGAACAGCTTGGCCGCAGTGTAGCACCATCGGAAGAATTCTAGGTTAGTTTCTTGTGAAACTATATTCTTTTAATTGCTTTCTTTTCT TGATTATCCAGGGTCATTGTGGATCTTGTTGGGCATTTGGTGCTGTCGAAGCACTATCTGATAGGTTTTGCATCCATTTTGGCATG AATATGTCGTTGTCTGTCAATGATCTCTTGTCATGCTGTGGATTCATGTGTGGAAGTGGTTGTGATGGAGGGTATCCATACTCTGCATGGAGATATTTTGTCCACCATGGTGTTGTCACTGAAGAG TGTGACCCATACTTTGACAACATTGGCTGTTCCCACCCTGGTTGTGAGCCTGGATTTCCTACTCCAAAGTGTGCAAGGAAGTGCGTTGATAAAAACCAGCTCTGGAGGCGGTCAAAGCATTACAGCGTCGGTGCATATAGGATCGGGTCTGATCCCCATGACATTATGGCAGAAGTTTATACAAATGGACCAGTAGAGGTGTCTTTCACTGTTTACGAG GACTTTGCTCACTATGCCTCTGGAGTTTATGAGCACTTTAAAGGTGAAGTATTGGGAGGTCATGCAGTTAAGCTTATAGGATGGGGAACTTCTGACGACGGGAAGGATTATTGG CTTCTTGCAAATCAGTGGAACAGAGGCTGGGGTGAA GATGGTTACTTCAAGATTAGGAGAGGAACAAATGAATGTGAAATTGAAGAAGAACCGGTTGCTGGTTTGCCTTCAGGCAAAAATCTCGATCTTATTACAAAGGTTGGTGAGAGCACGGATGTTCTCGAGGATGCTTATGCttga